The Streptomyces vinaceus genome contains the following window.
TGCGGCGCTCCGGCGTGTGCAGCTTCGGGTTGTTCCACGCCAGGACCCAGACGGCCGCCTCGCGGCAGCCCTTGGCGGAGCAGGAGGGCGCGGGCGTCGCGGCGTCGGAGGGGGGCGGGGTGGAGCCGGGGGAGTCAGGGGAGTTCACGCCTCAACCCTACAAACCCCTGCCACGGAAAGGCGACGCCGAGCAGCCACGGGGGGAGCTGCCCGGCGTCGGTCCGTCGCTCCGACGGGGGATGCGGAGCGCGTAGGCAGTATGTCACGCAGGACCCGGTGCGGTGCACCGGAACTTCATGATTGATCTGAGCTTTTCTTGAGGTTTCCCGCGTCCAGTGCCGGACGCACAGGTGACGGGATGAAGTGCGAGGGCAGCGAGGGGGTCGATTCGCGCCCCGCGTTGGCGATGACCACCGCCACGTACGGCAGCAGCCCGCCGGCGATGAGCGTCACGATCGCCACGTGACGTTCCACGTTCCACAGGATCACCGTGGCGAGCACCGAGAGCGTCCTGATCGCCATCGAGATGACGTACCGGCGCTGCCGTCCCCGCACGTCCTCGTCGAGGCTCATCCGGGCTCCGGTGATCCGGAAGACCTGGGCCCCGTTCCGCTTCTTCCGCTCCACGCTCCACCGCCCGATTCACCCGCCGGACACACCCCGGTCCGGACCCTCCCACCGTACGCCGCCCGCTCCGCGGGGAGGAGAGGGGGTGTCCCCCGAATGGGGCCGTCCGAAATGCGCAGTACGCCGTACGGGTCGAGACTGGGCCCACATGCGCACAACGCGCCACGAGGAGGCTCGACATGTCATGGTTGTGGGCGATCATCGTCGGTTTCGTGCTCGGCCTCATTGCCCGGGCCATCCTGCCGGGCAAGCAGCACCAGCCCCTCTGGCTGACCACCCTGTGCGGCATCGCCGGCGGCATCCTGGGCAACGCCGTCGCGGTGTGGATCGGCGTCGGGGAGACCAAGGGCATCGACTGGA
Protein-coding sequences here:
- a CDS encoding GlsB/YeaQ/YmgE family stress response membrane protein, with protein sequence MSWLWAIIVGFVLGLIARAILPGKQHQPLWLTTLCGIAGGILGNAVAVWIGVGETKGIDWTRHLLQLAGAVLIVALGEMVYKSLKGGSKQMT
- a CDS encoding DUF3099 domain-containing protein codes for the protein MERKKRNGAQVFRITGARMSLDEDVRGRQRRYVISMAIRTLSVLATVILWNVERHVAIVTLIAGGLLPYVAVVIANAGRESTPSLPSHFIPSPVRPALDAGNLKKSSDQS